A segment of the Desulfurellaceae bacterium genome:
ACAGAGTCAGCGGGGGCAGGCCGATAGTGAGGCAGACCCGGAAAAACGACCAGGCAAAACGCGGGGCAATAACCGCCTGTATGCCCTGGCCTTGTAGAGCCTCGGCTGCCCGGGCTGCGTTGGGACCGTCTCCGACCGGGCTGGTCGCCAGCAGGATGGTGTCCTCGGCCGGCGCGGCCTCGGCCAGTCGGCTGAGGAGATCTGCGGCCGAGGCACCGCCCGCCACCACCCAGGCTCGTCCGTTCAGAATAAGCTCGTCTGTGTCCACGCCTGACCTCGCTGCTCGGGCGTGCAGCATAGTGCCACGGCCGGCGCTTGTCGAGAACGGTCGGCTCGGCCTTGCAAACCCCGCCTGGATCGGCGAAAACGGGGAGGCCGACCCAGGGTAGGAGTTCGGCTCGCGAGGAGGGACGCGCATGAAATTCGGACTTCACTACCAGCTGCCGTGTACNNNNNNNNNNNNNNNNNNNNNNNNNNNNNNNNNNNNNNNNNNNNNNNNNNNNNNNNNNNNNNNNNNNNNNNNNNNNNNNNNNNNNNNNNNNNNNNNNNNNNNNNNNNNNNNNNNNNNNNNNNNNNNNNNNNNNNNNNNNNNNNNNNNNNNNNNNNNNNNNNNNNNNNNNNNNNNNNNNNNNNNNNNNNNNNNNNNNNNNNNNNNNNNNNNNNNNNNNTTGGATGTGATCAGCAACGGCCGGGTCGAGTTTGGGATCGGACGCGGCTCCATCCCCAGTCACTTCAGCGGTTTCGGTATCGACCAGAAAGAGAGCCGGGGGCGGATGATGGAGGCGCTCGACATGATCCGCCAGGCCTGGACCTCGGAGCGGGTGTCGTTTCACGGCCAGTTCTACAGCGTGGACGATATTGCGGTCGTTCCCAAGCCGGTTCAGCAGCCCTACCCGCCCATCCGGGCGGCGGCCAACAGCCTGGACACGTTCGAGCTGATGGGTCGTCTGGGCTATCCCATCTTTGTCGCCTCGCAGGTGAATCCGTTTGCGAAAATGCGCGAACTGATTCCGGTCTACCATCAGGCGCGGGCTGCGGCCGGTCATACCGAGGCGCGGGCCGAAGATATTTCTCTGCTCGGCCCGCTCTACGTGGGCAACAGCGACAGCCAAGTTCGCCAGGAGTTGGAGCCCAGTATCCGGCGTTTCCTGCAATCGGTCTCCTCCATCTACACGTTGCAGGGCGATAATCTGGGGCCCGAATCGAGCCGCATCAAAGAGGTCTTGGAGCGGGTGCGGCGGATGACCTACGACAAGGTCGCCGAGGTGATGGGCATCTTTGAAACGCCCCAGGCCTGCGTTGAGCGCCTGCAGGCGCTGCACGAAGAGTTTGGCATGGGTCGGATGATCTGCTGGTTCAATCCCGGCGGGAGCGTACCGCACAGCCAGGTGATGCGCAGCATGGAGCTGTTCGCGGCCAAGGTCATGCCGCATTTTCGCGAGAAAACCTGACCGAAAGCCTGAGTCCCTGTCGTCTGTATTCAGGACCCGGGGTCCACTCTTGGTCACACAAGGAGTCCGTCATGTTTGATCTGCTCATCAAAAACGCGTGGATCGTTGATGGGAACGGAACACCGGGATTTGCCGGGGACGTGGCGGTCCGGGACGGCAAGATCGCCGCGATCGAGACCGCCATCTCGGGCCAGGCTCGCCACACGCTCGACGCGGCCGGGCAGGTCGTCGCCCCGGGCTTTATTGACATCCACACCCACTACGACGCCCAGGTGTTCTGGGACCCGCTGTGTTCGTCGTCCTCGTGGCACGGCAGCACCACGGTGGTGACCGGCAACTGCGGCTTTACCCTGGCCCCGTGCCGGCCCGAGGATCGGGATTATCTGACCCGGACCCTGGCCGTGGTCGAAGACATGTCGCTGCAAGCCCTGCAAGAAGGCATTGTCTGGAGCTGGGAGGATTTTCCCGGCTATGTGGCCGCGCTTGAGCGGCAGCCCAAGGCGATCAATATCGGCTGCTATATCGGCCACTCGGCCGTACGCCGGTATGTCATGGGAGCCGACTGCCGACGTCTGGCCAGCGACAAAGAGGTCGCCCGCATGCGGGAGATTGTGCTGGAAGCCATACACGCCGGTGCGCTCGGCTTTTCCTCGTCCCGGATTCCCCTCCACGTTGACGGCGAGGGACAGTCCGTGCCCAGCTTTTATGCCGACCTGCCGGAACTGCTGACGCTGGGCCGGGCCGTGGGCGAAGCCGGCCGCGGGGTGCTGGAAATCACCGCCAAAATGGTCCTGCCCGAGGGCGAGCATGAGGCCGGCGATCTGCCCGACCTGGTCGCCCTGGCCAAAGTCTCCGGCCGGCCGGTAACCTGGGCCTCGGTCCGCTATCTGCCCACCTATCCCGGCCGCTCGCTGTTCATTCTGTCCCAGGTCGCCCAGGCCAACCAACGCGAGGGGGTGCGCCTCCATCCCCAGATCGGCTGCCGGCCGTTTGAGACCTTCATGAACTGGCACAAGCTCATTCCGGTCTTTGCCCATCTGCCGAGTTGGCGGGAGGTCATGTTTCTGGCCGCTGAGGAAAAGACGGCCGCCCTGCGCGACCCGGCCAGACGCCGGACCATGCGCGCCGAGCTGGAAGGCGCCGCCTTTTTTACCGGCTGGCAAAACGTGCTGGTCAGGGAGGCAAAGCGGCCGCAACACAAGCACCTCGAAGGCCAGACCATAACCGCGATTGCCGACCAGGCCGGTACCGACCCGCTTGAGGCTTACCTGGACCTGTGTGTGGCCGAGGAGTGCCAGACGGAGTTCACCTACTGGGCTGCGGATATGGCTGAAGAGCCCATGGGACAGATGCTCAAGGATCCAAACACGCTACTCGAAACCGACGCCGGCGCACACTTGACCTCCTTGTGCAACGCCGACTTCCCCAGCTATCTGCTAGGCCATTGGGTCCGCGACACAGGAGTCCTCAGCCTGGACGAAGCGGTCACCCGTCTGACCTCACGACCGGCCGAGGTTCTGGGCTTGGGTGACCGTGGCCGCCTGCATGTCGGTCTGGCCGCTGACGTGGTGATTTTCGACCGCCACCGCATTCGGGGTGGACACCGCCAGACCGTGTACGACCTGCCGGCCCAACAGCCGCGCCTGATCCAAAAGGCGGAAGGCATACACACGGTGATTGTGAACGGTCAGGTGATCCTGGAAGACGGCCAGCATACCGGGGCGACACCGGGGCAGGTGCTCAGAGCCGGCTGATACGCGGGGTATGGGAAGCTTTCCGACACACCACAGCCTGGAGCTGAAACTGGCCCGCCGGGCTGACGCCAGACGTATCGCGCTGATGTCACGCGATCTGGTCGAAGCCGGCCTGCCCTGGTCCTGGACCCCGCAACGGGTCGCCCACGCCATCCGTGAGCCGGAAACGGCCGTGCTGACGGCCTGGACCCAGGGCCGCCTGGCCGGCTTTGCGATCATGCAGTTCCATGCCGAG
Coding sequences within it:
- a CDS encoding LLM class flavin-dependent oxidoreductase, whose protein sequence is LDVISNGRVEFGIGRGSIPSHFSGFGIDQKESRGRMMEALDMIRQAWTSERVSFHGQFYSVDDIAVVPKPVQQPYPPIRAAANSLDTFELMGRLGYPIFVASQVNPFAKMRELIPVYHQARAAAGHTEARAEDISLLGPLYVGNSDSQVRQELEPSIRRFLQSVSSIYTLQGDNLGPESSRIKEVLERVRRMTYDKVAEVMGIFETPQACVERLQALHEEFGMGRMICWFNPGGSVPHSQVMRSMELFAAKVMPHFREKT
- a CDS encoding D-aminoacylase, encoding MFDLLIKNAWIVDGNGTPGFAGDVAVRDGKIAAIETAISGQARHTLDAAGQVVAPGFIDIHTHYDAQVFWDPLCSSSSWHGSTTVVTGNCGFTLAPCRPEDRDYLTRTLAVVEDMSLQALQEGIVWSWEDFPGYVAALERQPKAINIGCYIGHSAVRRYVMGADCRRLASDKEVARMREIVLEAIHAGALGFSSSRIPLHVDGEGQSVPSFYADLPELLTLGRAVGEAGRGVLEITAKMVLPEGEHEAGDLPDLVALAKVSGRPVTWASVRYLPTYPGRSLFILSQVAQANQREGVRLHPQIGCRPFETFMNWHKLIPVFAHLPSWREVMFLAAEEKTAALRDPARRRTMRAELEGAAFFTGWQNVLVREAKRPQHKHLEGQTITAIADQAGTDPLEAYLDLCVAEECQTEFTYWAADMAEEPMGQMLKDPNTLLETDAGAHLTSLCNADFPSYLLGHWVRDTGVLSLDEAVTRLTSRPAEVLGLGDRGRLHVGLAADVVIFDRHRIRGGHRQTVYDLPAQQPRLIQKAEGIHTVIVNGQVILEDGQHTGATPGQVLRAG